The following proteins come from a genomic window of Nostoc sp. TCL26-01:
- a CDS encoding asparaginase — MTMGKRTQAAALEVRLLREGIIESRHIVQAVVCDERGRVLTVAGNSETATFVRSALKPFQALAVTTTGTLERYDLSDRDLAIITSSHRGTIEQVRQTFNILWRADLDPSVLQCPIPPGKRSPLEYNCSGKHAGMLAVCQQRHWPLNNYLDRKHPVQQLILAKVAELLRMPAAEFISAHDDCGAPTYLLQLGQIASLYALLAASNNLDMERIVRAMSHHPAMVAGDGEFDTELMRLTPGELVSKAGAEGIQCIARLGEGMGLTIKVIDGSKRAKYAVAIYLLQQMGWITPSVAESLAEKFMNPGKYTRLEVVGELSLL, encoded by the coding sequence ATGACAATGGGCAAGCGAACTCAAGCCGCAGCACTGGAAGTCCGGTTGTTGCGAGAAGGTATTATTGAATCAAGACACATCGTCCAGGCTGTTGTGTGTGACGAACGAGGGCGAGTACTTACTGTTGCCGGTAATTCGGAAACAGCTACCTTTGTCCGTTCTGCACTCAAACCATTTCAAGCACTGGCAGTCACTACGACAGGTACACTGGAACGTTATGATCTGAGCGATCGCGACTTAGCCATCATCACCAGTTCCCACAGAGGGACAATCGAGCAGGTACGACAAACATTTAACATCCTTTGGCGAGCTGATCTTGATCCTTCAGTACTCCAATGTCCCATTCCTCCAGGCAAAAGAAGTCCTCTGGAATACAATTGTTCTGGTAAACACGCAGGAATGTTGGCAGTTTGTCAGCAGCGCCATTGGCCTTTAAATAATTACTTAGACCGCAAGCACCCAGTCCAGCAGTTAATCTTGGCTAAAGTCGCAGAATTACTGCGAATGCCAGCCGCAGAGTTTATCAGCGCTCACGATGACTGTGGCGCACCCACATACCTGCTACAACTAGGGCAAATTGCCTCCTTATACGCACTTCTAGCCGCCAGCAACAACTTGGATATGGAACGCATTGTCCGCGCTATGAGCCATCATCCAGCAATGGTAGCCGGAGATGGGGAATTTGACACAGAACTAATGCGTCTCACCCCAGGCGAACTAGTCAGCAAAGCAGGTGCAGAGGGCATCCAGTGCATTGCTAGACTCGGTGAAGGTATGGGATTGACCATTAAAGTTATAGATGGCTCTAAACGGGCAAAATATGCCGTTGCCATCTACTTACTACAACAGATGGGTTGGATTACCCCCAGCGTCGCCGAAAGCTTGGCAGAAAAGTTTATGAACCCTGGAAAATACACCCGTCTAGAGGTTGTGGGAGAATTATCGCTTTTGTAG
- a CDS encoding group I intron-associated PD-(D/E)XK endonuclease yields the protein MDTKLKGDIAEQAAILHALKRGWGVLRPVGDRLPDDLVFDMERTFIKIQVKYAWLDEPSGNYVVDNRRTKTNRRLMLREAYTQSDFDFALLYIEKLDLFYIFPVDVFIGYGSEIHLVETEKRQRKPRSTQYRQAWELILQAASKENCVFSPMQFGESGF from the coding sequence ATGGACACAAAACTTAAGGGAGATATAGCGGAACAAGCAGCCATACTTCATGCCTTAAAGCGTGGCTGGGGAGTTTTAAGGCCAGTGGGGGATCGCTTACCTGACGATTTAGTATTTGATATGGAGAGGACTTTCATTAAAATTCAAGTCAAATACGCTTGGTTAGATGAGCCATCGGGTAATTATGTTGTAGATAATCGCCGCACTAAAACCAACCGTAGGCTCATGCTTCGAGAAGCGTATACACAATCGGACTTTGATTTTGCCCTATTGTACATAGAGAAACTCGACTTGTTCTATATCTTTCCGGTAGATGTATTTATCGGCTATGGTAGCGAAATACACCTTGTCGAAACCGAAAAACGGCAGCGTAAACCTCGTTCTACACAATATCGCCAAGCTTGGGAGTTAATCTTACAAGCAGCAAGTAAAGAAAATTGTGTCTTTTCGCCAATGCAATTCGGTGAGTCAGGTTTTTGA
- a CDS encoding YcjF family protein, giving the protein MVVKLQRPILIGGLGLSFSLWMLESWHHSIVQLSELSLFSALAVGGGLWFFKRQRPKDSTEQLNGKLVDRATAESAIAKTEAVINQLAQEAENQQALEPLRTQLAQLQLELDRQNITLAVTGGQSVGKSTLIRVLESSQQRVTFQETAPLFKEVGNSSDTHILAEITKADAVLFLTNGDLTDTEFQTLQQIQAANQPKILVFNKQDQYLPDERASISLSLKQRVQDHVVAVCASPVAIKVRKHEADGAVQEWMEQPAPDVQQLTQQLSELLAQQTQQLVWTTTTRQARLLKAEAKNWLNSVRGDRSIPIIEQYQWIAAAAAFANPVPALDILATAAINAQMVMDLGNIYQQKFSLEQAQTVAGTMGSLMLKLGLVELSTKAITTVLKSNAVTFVAGGLVQGVSAAYLTRVAGLTLITYFEQQEIALDSGSNLNLDKLRQTLQNVFQQNQQLGFLQGFVKQGMKRLSPEVQAVEVG; this is encoded by the coding sequence ATGGTTGTGAAGTTGCAGCGACCAATTTTAATCGGAGGATTAGGATTATCCTTTTCCTTGTGGATGCTGGAAAGTTGGCATCATTCAATCGTACAGTTGAGTGAACTGAGTCTATTCAGTGCTTTAGCGGTTGGTGGTGGCTTGTGGTTTTTTAAACGTCAGCGACCAAAAGACAGTACAGAACAGCTAAATGGTAAGCTTGTTGATAGAGCAACGGCAGAAAGTGCGATCGCCAAAACTGAAGCTGTAATTAATCAGTTAGCACAAGAAGCTGAAAACCAGCAAGCTTTAGAACCACTGCGAACACAACTCGCTCAATTACAGTTGGAGTTGGACAGGCAAAACATTACACTGGCTGTCACTGGTGGACAATCAGTTGGTAAGAGTACTTTAATTCGAGTGCTAGAGTCTAGCCAGCAAAGAGTCACATTCCAAGAAACAGCACCATTATTTAAGGAAGTAGGTAATAGCTCAGATACTCATATTCTGGCAGAAATTACCAAGGCTGATGCTGTCCTGTTCCTAACCAATGGTGATTTGACAGATACAGAATTTCAAACCTTACAACAAATACAAGCAGCAAACCAGCCCAAAATTCTGGTTTTCAACAAACAAGACCAGTATTTACCAGACGAGAGAGCTAGTATATCACTCTCATTAAAACAGCGAGTGCAAGATCATGTAGTTGCTGTTTGTGCTTCTCCCGTCGCCATCAAAGTCCGAAAACATGAAGCTGATGGTGCTGTACAAGAGTGGATGGAACAACCCGCACCCGATGTCCAGCAGTTGACACAGCAATTGAGTGAACTTTTAGCACAGCAAACGCAACAATTGGTGTGGACAACGACTACGAGACAAGCCAGATTGTTAAAAGCTGAGGCGAAAAACTGGTTAAATAGTGTAAGAGGCGATCGCTCCATCCCAATTATCGAACAATATCAGTGGATAGCGGCGGCTGCTGCCTTTGCCAACCCAGTACCAGCCCTAGATATCCTAGCAACTGCGGCAATCAATGCTCAAATGGTGATGGATTTAGGTAATATCTATCAGCAGAAGTTCTCTCTAGAACAGGCGCAAACAGTAGCCGGAACAATGGGAAGCCTGATGTTGAAGTTGGGCTTAGTAGAACTTTCCACCAAAGCTATCACCACAGTCCTCAAAAGTAACGCCGTTACCTTTGTCGCCGGTGGTTTAGTCCAAGGTGTCAGTGCAGCTTATCTCACCAGGGTTGCTGGTTTAACTCTCATAACCTATTTTGAGCAACAAGAAATAGCCCTAGATTCTGGAAGTAATTTGAATCTAGACAAATTACGCCAAACCTTACAAAACGTCTTCCAACAAAATCAGCAGCTAGGTTTTCTGCAAGGTTTTGTCAAGCAAGGGATGAAGCGTTTGTCGCCAGAAGTACAGGCGGTTGAAGTGGGATAA
- a CDS encoding retropepsin-like aspartic protease: MGKLVIPNLPYKQMGQVIVTLTVTNRIDQVLAQRGFISPEEVCGCILNDVLVDTGATLLCLPSSVINQLGLTPGGEAQVETAAGVKQGRIFRDVELSIAESRGTFDCLELTEVPYALLGITPMEILGLEPDLKNRQLRVLPMNYEQSYLSIL; this comes from the coding sequence ATGGGTAAACTCGTAATACCAAATCTTCCTTATAAGCAAATGGGGCAAGTTATAGTTACCCTGACTGTGACAAATAGAATTGATCAAGTACTGGCCCAGCGAGGCTTTATTTCTCCTGAAGAAGTTTGTGGTTGTATCCTGAATGATGTTTTAGTAGATACAGGTGCTACCTTACTATGCTTACCCAGTAGTGTTATTAATCAACTAGGTTTAACTCCAGGTGGAGAAGCTCAGGTAGAGACAGCAGCTGGAGTCAAGCAAGGAAGAATTTTCCGAGATGTGGAATTGAGTATTGCAGAAAGTCGAGGAACTTTTGATTGCTTGGAATTGACAGAAGTACCCTATGCTCTTTTAGGGATAACACCAATGGAAATTTTAGGGTTAGAACCAGACTTAAAAAATCGTCAATTGCGAGTGTTACCAATGAATTATGAGCAAAGTTATTTGAGTATTTTGTAA
- a CDS encoding serine/threonine-protein kinase: MIGQILGGRYQILEQLGQGGFGVTFIAIDISRPGNPQCIVKQFKSMSTDPYSLTVAKRLFDTEAEKLEKLGNHDQIPRLLAFFAENQQFYIVQEYIEGHDLTQELILGQQLSEPIVIKLLQDILEVLAFVHQQNLIHRDLKPSNIRRRRSDGKVILIDFGAVKEVTTQVVNPQGKPTLTVAIGTPGYMPGEQAKGQPTFHSDIYAVGIIAIQALTGINPYPSGFPTNPQTGEIVWRTHTQVSLKLANIIDKMVRYDYRQRYHSASEALEAVKTISPKYSLKKVGLGIGVLVVITLLIFWIFSQFSKPKLTFATYEGLNSGITIKYPSENWQLIKPSDDIGGELIRFIPKNQNQTDSCLLEITINTNELPQKLLSLEEYKNLAFRKITRNNPNQQITDNSQPSTTLSKFQAYKLTYTRQEEQCKLQSMEIGTVRNGKAYFITYTAEDKEYNKYLDVVEEMINSLEIKAE, from the coding sequence ATGATAGGTCAAATTCTCGGTGGACGCTACCAAATTCTAGAACAACTTGGTCAAGGGGGATTTGGAGTTACTTTTATAGCTATTGACATCAGCAGACCGGGCAATCCTCAATGTATTGTCAAACAGTTTAAATCCATGTCTACCGACCCATATAGTTTGACAGTTGCCAAAAGATTGTTTGACACCGAAGCTGAAAAACTAGAAAAGTTAGGAAATCATGACCAAATCCCGCGACTGCTGGCATTCTTTGCAGAAAACCAACAGTTTTATATAGTACAGGAATATATAGAAGGTCACGACTTGACTCAAGAATTAATCTTAGGTCAACAACTAAGTGAACCGATAGTCATTAAACTTTTACAGGATATTTTAGAAGTATTAGCTTTTGTTCATCAACAGAACCTCATCCATCGGGATCTCAAACCTTCAAATATTCGCCGTCGTCGGTCTGATGGCAAAGTTATCTTAATTGATTTTGGTGCAGTTAAAGAAGTTACTACTCAAGTTGTCAATCCTCAAGGAAAACCGACTTTAACAGTTGCTATTGGTACTCCTGGTTATATGCCTGGTGAACAAGCAAAAGGTCAACCAACATTCCACAGTGATATTTATGCCGTGGGAATTATTGCCATACAAGCTTTAACGGGGATAAATCCCTATCCTAGCGGATTCCCGACAAACCCACAAACAGGGGAAATTGTCTGGCGTACTCACACTCAAGTTAGTCTTAAACTAGCAAATATCATCGATAAAATGGTGCGCTACGATTACCGTCAGCGTTACCACTCAGCTAGTGAAGCACTGGAAGCGGTGAAAACTATATCTCCCAAATATTCACTCAAAAAAGTAGGGTTAGGAATTGGTGTATTAGTAGTAATTACTCTTTTAATTTTCTGGATCTTCTCTCAATTTAGTAAGCCAAAACTTACTTTTGCAACTTACGAAGGGCTTAATTCTGGTATCACCATTAAATATCCCTCAGAGAATTGGCAACTAATTAAACCCAGTGATGATATTGGCGGTGAATTAATCCGCTTTATCCCAAAAAATCAAAATCAGACAGATTCTTGTCTCTTGGAAATTACAATTAATACTAATGAATTACCTCAAAAATTGTTATCTTTAGAAGAATATAAAAATCTAGCATTCAGGAAAATCACCAGGAATAATCCCAATCAACAAATTACAGATAATTCTCAACCATCAACAACCCTATCAAAATTTCAGGCTTATAAATTAACTTATACTCGCCAAGAAGAACAATGTAAGCTGCAATCTATGGAAATTGGCACAGTCAGAAATGGTAAGGCTTACTTTATTACTTATACAGCAGAAGATAAAGAATATAACAAGTATTTAGATGTTGTAGAAGAAATGATTAATTCCTTGGAAATTAAAGCGGAATGA
- a CDS encoding XisI protein has protein sequence MDKLEKYREYIQQLLTKYGSYKPSYRDVEVEQIFDTVRDHYQIVHVGWENKRRVYGCSIHIDIKNEKIWIQWNGTEINIAEELVAMGVPKQDIVIGFHSPYKRKFTDFAVG, from the coding sequence ATGGATAAGTTAGAAAAATATCGGGAATACATTCAGCAACTTTTGACAAAATATGGTAGTTATAAACCTTCTTATAGAGATGTAGAAGTAGAACAAATATTTGATACTGTGCGCGACCATTATCAAATTGTTCATGTAGGTTGGGAAAATAAACGTCGTGTATATGGTTGTTCAATACACATTGATATCAAAAATGAAAAAATTTGGATTCAATGGAATGGAACAGAGATAAATATTGCGGAAGAATTAGTGGCGATGGGTGTTCCCAAACAAGATATTGTCATAGGATTTCATTCACCTTATAAAAGAAAATTTACAGATTTTGCTGTGGGTTAG
- a CDS encoding DUF433 domain-containing protein: MDWQQYIHSDPKILLGKPTLKGTRLSVEFILGLFANGWTVQQILDNYPTLTPQSVQAVFAFVAECMRDESLYMLPFLS; encoded by the coding sequence ATGGACTGGCAGCAATATATTCATTCTGACCCCAAAATATTGTTAGGTAAACCAACACTCAAAGGTACACGATTATCTGTGGAATTTATACTAGGTTTATTTGCTAATGGTTGGACGGTACAGCAAATTTTAGATAATTATCCAACTTTAACACCACAATCTGTGCAGGCTGTGTTTGCTTTTGTTGCTGAGTGTATGCGAGATGAATCTTTGTATATGCTACCTTTTTTGTCTTGA
- a CDS encoding type II toxin-antitoxin system RelE/ParE family toxin codes for MSYQVEFKAEAIAGLEILTLTIQERLLRKIRWLCENFDNLTPQALSADMSGLFKLRVGNYRVIYSFDIEALLITIHKIGHRRDIYN; via the coding sequence ATGAGCTATCAAGTCGAGTTTAAAGCCGAAGCGATCGCTGGTTTAGAAATACTAACTTTAACAATTCAAGAGCGTTTATTACGTAAAATTCGCTGGTTATGTGAAAATTTTGATAACCTGACTCCTCAAGCTTTGAGTGCTGATATGAGTGGTCTGTTCAAATTGAGAGTAGGAAACTATCGGGTTATTTATTCCTTCGATATTGAAGCTTTATTAATCACGATTCACAAAATTGGACATCGCCGAGATATTTATAATTAA
- a CDS encoding type II toxin-antitoxin system VapC family toxin: MIICDASALIALINRNDSNHQRCVDILPQLSAPLVTTWSCFTEAMYLLSRYGGWLAQQELWGYIADQILVLYTNTIEEQQRMQVLMEQYRDIPIDLGDASLVAMAESLNQRRIFTLDRDFQIYRLYGNQAFEVFP; the protein is encoded by the coding sequence GTGATTATTTGTGATGCCTCTGCTCTGATTGCTCTAATTAACAGAAATGATTCTAATCATCAGCGTTGTGTAGATATTTTACCTCAGCTATCTGCACCACTTGTGACAACTTGGTCTTGTTTTACAGAAGCAATGTATCTGCTAAGTCGCTATGGTGGCTGGTTAGCACAACAAGAATTATGGGGTTATATCGCTGATCAAATTCTTGTGTTGTATACCAACACTATAGAAGAACAGCAGAGAATGCAAGTGTTAATGGAGCAATATCGAGATATACCAATAGATTTAGGAGATGCTTCTTTGGTAGCTATGGCTGAATCTTTAAATCAGAGAAGAATTTTTACACTTGATAGGGATTTTCAAATATATAGATTGTATGGCAATCAAGCATTTGAGGTTTTTCCTTGA
- a CDS encoding trypsin-like peptidase domain-containing protein, translating to MRVAGVLSALLLGITVVIVQPAATALTPKEISEIAQQITVRIDGANTGSGVIIERQGDIYIVVTNWHVVQLEGNYTVQTPDGKRYTFNKSQVKQFSGVDLAVFQFTSNANYRVAEKGNSDQVALGTNISVAGYPQGTSDIDFRRGAISRLVRNPKDGYAFVYDIGGFPGMSGGAILDEQGKLVGIHGRAITRPDTNATTVYGIPLKTYLSLAPSVQPIATAPAPTPTPTPKPPQSITSTPVNLNNSSGNFVLAKTLKGHSNWVKSVAISPDGRTLASGSYDNTIKIWNIATGEEIRTLNGHSYDVWSVAISPDGRTLASGSNDRTIKIWNIATGEEIRTLKGHSDWVWSVAISLDGRTLASGSRDETIKIWNIATGQEIRTLKGVFSWVRSVAISPDGRTLASGSDDRTIKIWNIATGQEIRTLNSHSGSVYSVAISPDGRTLASGSSDKTIKIWNIATGQEIRTLNGHSNWVNSVAFSPDGRTLASGSNDKTIKIWNVVTGQEIRTLNGHSDSVRSVAFSPDGRTLASGSSDATIKIWRLSE from the coding sequence ATGAGGGTGGCTGGTGTACTTTCAGCATTATTATTGGGTATAACAGTTGTCATAGTGCAACCAGCCGCTACAGCGTTGACACCGAAAGAAATTTCTGAAATTGCTCAACAAATTACAGTCCGCATTGATGGCGCAAATACTGGCTCTGGAGTAATTATTGAGCGTCAAGGTGATATCTATATTGTGGTTACCAACTGGCACGTAGTCCAACTTGAAGGTAACTACACAGTACAAACACCAGATGGTAAAAGATATACATTCAATAAGAGTCAAGTTAAGCAATTTTCTGGCGTTGATTTGGCGGTATTTCAGTTTACGAGTAATGCAAATTACCGTGTTGCCGAAAAGGGAAATTCTGACCAAGTAGCATTAGGTACAAATATTTCTGTAGCAGGTTATCCTCAAGGAACATCAGACATTGATTTTCGTAGGGGTGCAATTTCCCGTCTCGTGAGAAACCCAAAAGATGGTTATGCCTTTGTGTATGACATCGGTGGTTTTCCGGGGATGAGTGGGGGAGCGATACTCGATGAGCAGGGTAAATTAGTGGGGATTCACGGAAGGGCTATAACTCGTCCAGATACTAATGCTACTACCGTGTATGGGATTCCGTTGAAGACTTATTTAAGTCTTGCGCCATCTGTGCAGCCGATAGCAACTGCACCAGCACCGACACCTACACCCACCCCAAAGCCACCACAGTCAATCACCTCAACACCTGTAAATCTTAATAACTCATCCGGCAATTTTGTTTTAGCTAAAACCCTCAAAGGTCATTCTAATTGGGTTAAGTCAGTCGCCATAAGTCCAGATGGCAGAACTTTAGCTAGTGGTAGTTATGACAACACTATCAAAATCTGGAACATCGCCACAGGGGAAGAAATTCGTACCCTCAATGGTCATTCTTATGATGTTTGGTCAGTCGCCATAAGTCCAGATGGCAGAACTTTAGCTAGTGGTAGTAATGACAGGACAATCAAAATTTGGAACATCGCCACAGGGGAAGAAATTCGTACCCTCAAGGGTCATTCTGATTGGGTTTGGTCAGTCGCCATAAGTCTAGATGGCAGAACTTTAGCTAGTGGTAGTCGTGACGAGACTATCAAAATCTGGAACATCGCCACAGGGCAAGAAATTCGTACCCTCAAAGGTGTTTTTAGTTGGGTTAGGTCAGTTGCCATAAGTCCAGATGGCAGAACTTTAGCTAGTGGTAGTGATGACAGGACAATCAAAATCTGGAACATCGCTACCGGGCAAGAAATTCGTACCCTCAATAGTCATTCTGGTTCGGTTTATTCAGTCGCCATAAGTCCAGATGGCAGAACTTTAGCTAGTGGTAGTTCAGACAAGACTATCAAAATCTGGAATATCGCTACAGGGCAAGAAATTCGTACCCTCAATGGTCATTCTAATTGGGTTAATTCAGTCGCTTTTAGCCCAGATGGCAGAACTTTAGCTAGTGGTAGTAATGACAAGACTATCAAAATTTGGAATGTCGTTACAGGGCAAGAAATTCGTACCCTTAATGGTCATTCTGATTCGGTTCGTTCAGTCGCCTTTAGCCCAGATGGCAGAACTTTAGCTAGTGGTAGTTCTGACGCGACTATCAAAATTTGGCGGTTGTCTGAGTAG
- a CDS encoding serine protease produces MKWLLRSKIVYLVCLLICLGGFFFALSKQQNLSRELSRREQHTRLSTEQLQKLAQTITVKISASELLGSGTLLKRQGQIYTVLTNAHVLRAAKPPYQIQTPDGRIYQANVLPVAKLQQDDLAVLQFRSPDIVYPVANLSDLSNLRVGDEVFVGGFIADLGHQNQSNLTKTQFIFTSGKVTLLLDKALEQGYQIGYTNDVRKGMSGAPLLNIHGEVVGINSLHKDPLWETPEVYQDGSQPEAYLQELITRSSMAVPVKSVNSYQY; encoded by the coding sequence ATGAAATGGCTACTCAGAAGCAAGATTGTTTATCTAGTTTGCTTGCTGATTTGTCTTGGAGGTTTTTTCTTTGCACTGTCAAAACAGCAAAACCTTTCTAGGGAGTTGAGCAGAAGAGAGCAACATACTAGACTTTCTACCGAGCAATTGCAAAAATTAGCTCAAACAATCACCGTCAAAATTTCCGCATCTGAGTTACTAGGTTCAGGAACACTGCTAAAACGCCAAGGTCAAATTTATACAGTCCTCACCAATGCTCATGTTTTGAGAGCCGCTAAACCACCCTATCAAATTCAAACACCAGATGGGAGGATATATCAAGCTAATGTGTTGCCAGTTGCCAAATTACAGCAGGATGATTTAGCTGTGTTACAGTTTCGTAGTCCCGATATAGTTTATCCAGTCGCTAACCTCTCTGATTTGTCCAACTTGCGAGTTGGGGATGAGGTGTTTGTCGGTGGATTTATCGCTGATTTAGGACATCAAAACCAGTCTAACTTGACCAAAACTCAGTTTATTTTCACCTCTGGAAAAGTCACTCTATTATTAGACAAAGCCTTAGAGCAAGGCTACCAGATTGGATATACCAATGATGTCCGTAAAGGGATGAGTGGTGCGCCATTGCTGAATATACATGGTGAAGTCGTGGGGATTAATAGCTTACATAAAGATCCGCTTTGGGAGACACCGGAAGTTTATCAAGATGGTTCTCAACCGGAAGCCTATTTACAAGAACTAATTACCCGTTCTAGTATGGCTGTGCCGGTTAAATCAGTGAACAGTTATCAATATTGA
- a CDS encoding COP23 domain-containing protein, with protein sequence MQLKLLSHRFTSVATSVAISALAVTTTNQPSAARENKFFCKQENGVPVTKVRTSRGNETFIRWVVKDFKKFPPAQRCRIVSARFQRFYDNGSLFITSRDNFNNHPVLCITNRKGASCTADNILVTLKPGTDTGRVLQQILDFRRGVGESVINLSGCQAFSYEQGEVYLDVKRLVDTNECTSSTPSTNQTKPVEPRF encoded by the coding sequence ATGCAACTGAAGTTATTAAGTCACAGATTCACCAGCGTAGCAACATCTGTCGCAATTTCAGCTTTAGCTGTCACCACTACTAACCAACCAAGTGCAGCCAGAGAAAACAAATTCTTCTGCAAACAAGAAAATGGTGTACCTGTCACTAAGGTACGCACCTCACGGGGAAATGAGACGTTTATCCGTTGGGTAGTCAAAGACTTTAAAAAATTCCCACCTGCACAGCGTTGTCGAATTGTTTCCGCCAGATTTCAACGCTTTTATGATAATGGTTCACTATTTATCACCAGTAGAGATAACTTCAACAATCATCCAGTTTTGTGTATTACCAATCGCAAAGGCGCATCTTGCACAGCAGACAATATATTAGTCACCCTCAAACCGGGAACTGATACCGGCAGAGTTTTACAGCAAATACTTGATTTCCGCCGAGGTGTAGGTGAATCAGTGATTAATTTAAGTGGATGTCAAGCTTTTAGCTATGAGCAAGGTGAGGTTTATTTGGATGTGAAGCGGCTTGTAGACACTAACGAGTGTACTTCATCTACTCCTAGCACTAACCAAACAAAACCCGTAGAACCACGTTTTTAG